A section of the Spirosoma pollinicola genome encodes:
- a CDS encoding CYTH domain-containing protein: MGIEIERKYLVKGTDWKKGTKAQLYQQGYLSTHANRTVRVRRADDKGYITIKGKSEGARRVEYEYVIPLQDALELLHHLCEQPIIEKARYRIEYEGLVWEVDEFQGENTGLIVAEVELSDEHQKVKLPSWIDREVTSEPKYYNSQLVSHPFSKWESSPE, from the coding sequence ATGGGCATTGAAATTGAACGAAAGTATCTGGTCAAGGGCACCGACTGGAAAAAAGGAACGAAGGCCCAATTGTATCAGCAAGGCTATTTAAGTACTCACGCGAATCGAACGGTTCGGGTTCGTCGGGCAGACGATAAGGGATATATAACCATCAAAGGCAAAAGCGAAGGTGCCCGTAGGGTTGAGTATGAATATGTAATTCCCCTTCAGGATGCTCTGGAGCTACTCCATCACCTATGTGAACAGCCTATTATTGAAAAGGCTCGCTACCGGATTGAGTATGAAGGACTCGTTTGGGAAGTTGATGAATTCCAGGGAGAAAATACTGGCCTGATAGTGGCCGAAGTAGAATTGAGCGATGAACACCAGAAAGTGAAACTACCTTCCTGGATTGATCGGGAGGTAACCTCAGAACCGAAGTATTATAATTCCCAGCTCGTAAGCCATCCCTTCTCAAAATGGGAATCATCCCCAGAATAA
- a CDS encoding CHAD domain-containing protein, translating into MGYALSREQAIAPNIHRILNEQVQAARQALNETGQAKGEAIHSVRKRIKKIRALIRLVKSELKKDDFKRINAHYRTIGQTLSPLRDATVMIKTLDKLRQTHPPQIAPAVFATLNKTLTLRQDQASRAFFDDPMNIGAVAEAFRQAPMKLSGLSKHQRSFSFFGPNLKDVYRRGRRALHLAHHEASIDNLHELRKEVKTIWYHTRLLEPIWPGVIGAYEHEFGQLGELLGDDHDFGVLAMEIDSDRLILRNKESKEKVLQALHGQRTALQERIYLLANRLFAEKPHSFVDHYRLYWKLWQKEPDEINQKGLND; encoded by the coding sequence ATGGGATATGCGTTAAGTCGAGAGCAGGCAATTGCTCCCAACATCCATCGAATCCTTAACGAGCAAGTGCAGGCAGCCCGTCAAGCGCTGAACGAAACGGGACAGGCAAAGGGAGAAGCTATTCATAGCGTCAGAAAACGAATTAAAAAGATTCGAGCCCTGATTCGGTTGGTCAAAAGTGAGCTAAAAAAGGACGACTTCAAACGAATCAATGCCCACTACCGAACTATTGGCCAGACGTTATCTCCGCTACGGGATGCCACGGTGATGATCAAAACCCTTGATAAACTTCGCCAGACTCATCCCCCGCAGATTGCCCCGGCTGTTTTCGCTACGCTGAACAAAACGTTGACTCTCCGGCAAGACCAGGCATCTCGGGCCTTTTTTGATGACCCAATGAACATTGGAGCGGTAGCTGAGGCTTTTCGGCAGGCTCCAATGAAGCTCTCCGGCCTTAGTAAACACCAGCGGTCCTTCTCGTTTTTTGGACCAAACCTGAAAGACGTGTACCGCCGTGGTCGTCGGGCGTTACACTTAGCCCACCACGAAGCCAGTATTGATAATTTGCATGAATTACGCAAAGAGGTAAAAACCATCTGGTATCATACCCGCTTGCTTGAGCCGATCTGGCCGGGTGTTATTGGCGCCTACGAACACGAGTTCGGCCAATTAGGCGAGTTACTAGGCGATGACCATGACTTTGGCGTGTTAGCTATGGAGATAGACTCAGACCGGCTAATCTTAAGAAATAAAGAGAGCAAAGAAAAGGTATTACAGGCGCTTCATGGGCAGCGGACTGCCTTACAGGAGCGAATCTATCTCCTGGCCAACCGGTTGTTTGCCGAAAAGCCCCATTCATTTGTAGATCATTATCGACTATACTGGAAGCTCTGGCAAAAGGAACCGGATGAGATCAATCAAAAAGGATTAAACGACTGA
- a CDS encoding NAD(P)-dependent alcohol dehydrogenase: MKKLEYSAYGSLDTVTLVDAPVPEVEKDTVLVRVKAASINPLDWKIWAGEMKILTGFSFPKSVGIDFAGIVERVGNGVDGFQKGDEVLGTADIFKGGAMAEYVRVKADTISHKPATLSFEQAAALPVVGESAVQIFDKLAPLKPGMELLIVGATGGIGTIAIQLAKRQGARVTAVVGTKGIELARKLGSDEVINYDQQNVLDHPSTYDVVLDLSGKLPYDQVEERMKPVSVYVSTLPTPTALASAFAHNLFSGKKREILNLKPSRAYLDQIAHDAANGLDVVVYKTYPLASFKQAYTEAAKGGIQGKIVISL, translated from the coding sequence ATGAAAAAGTTAGAGTATTCTGCATACGGCAGCTTAGATACTGTCACATTAGTTGACGCTCCGGTTCCCGAAGTTGAAAAAGACACGGTGCTGGTGCGCGTGAAAGCCGCTTCCATCAACCCCCTGGACTGGAAAATCTGGGCAGGCGAAATGAAAATTTTGACCGGCTTCAGTTTTCCAAAAAGCGTCGGTATCGACTTCGCCGGGATTGTTGAGCGCGTAGGTAATGGGGTCGACGGTTTCCAGAAAGGCGACGAAGTACTGGGCACTGCCGATATTTTCAAGGGTGGAGCCATGGCGGAGTATGTACGGGTGAAGGCGGATACAATTAGTCACAAACCTGCCACTCTTTCGTTTGAACAAGCGGCTGCATTACCGGTGGTTGGCGAATCGGCTGTACAGATTTTCGACAAACTGGCTCCGTTAAAACCCGGTATGGAGCTGTTAATTGTGGGTGCTACCGGAGGAATCGGCACTATTGCCATACAACTCGCCAAACGGCAGGGTGCCCGTGTTACCGCCGTGGTAGGGACAAAGGGGATTGAATTGGCCCGGAAACTTGGTAGCGACGAGGTCATCAATTACGATCAGCAGAACGTTCTGGACCACCCCTCGACCTACGATGTGGTACTCGACCTGTCGGGCAAACTACCGTATGATCAGGTGGAAGAACGGATGAAACCGGTTTCGGTTTATGTTAGTACTCTTCCCACACCTACGGCCCTGGCCAGCGCATTCGCTCACAACTTGTTTTCGGGAAAGAAGCGTGAAATTCTCAACCTCAAACCGTCGCGGGCCTATCTCGACCAGATTGCCCATGACGCAGCCAACGGTCTGGATGTGGTCGTGTATAAAACCTATCCACTAGCCTCATTTAAACAAGCCTACACAGAAGCAGCCAAGGGCGGTATTCAGGGAAAAATAGTGATTAGCCTATAG
- a CDS encoding helix-turn-helix transcriptional regulator — protein sequence MEVAFTSSPDFNFLTYFSDKFHAPVQGDTLSIPLSLGTGYIRKINLAPDFKLLIHHYTLKEEFVIRRRPALEPYDLISIICHSHDQLVPLSTRERQILLAKNTDFAIQISSTQLDSVIRFPAHTPIYFTVIGIAASRLRSVLQVNEPNATVQAILSSEPGFLAYERLDPAIEKILRQLRDAQSDGALSLFYYQIKVQELVYLVFEKLLRRETKSNGPINKADLVKLLLIRASILADLSKPPHLPSLATFGGLSQTKMKELFRQLFGDSIYDYYQKARLEEAAFLLKHGGHSVAEVGSELGFVNLSHFSRQFEKQYGIKPKRYSVGG from the coding sequence ATGGAAGTAGCCTTTACAAGTAGTCCTGACTTTAATTTTCTGACCTATTTCAGCGATAAATTCCACGCGCCGGTTCAGGGCGACACACTCTCCATACCGCTTTCGCTGGGTACGGGTTATATCAGAAAAATTAACCTGGCACCCGACTTTAAATTACTCATTCATCACTACACCCTGAAGGAAGAGTTTGTTATCCGGCGCAGACCGGCTCTGGAACCGTATGACCTGATTAGTATCATTTGTCACAGCCACGACCAGCTGGTGCCATTGTCCACCCGTGAACGGCAGATACTACTGGCTAAAAATACGGACTTTGCCATTCAGATTTCGTCGACGCAACTAGATTCGGTCATCCGTTTTCCGGCGCATACGCCCATCTATTTTACCGTCATTGGCATAGCGGCATCCCGGTTGCGAAGCGTCCTTCAGGTCAACGAACCCAACGCAACGGTTCAGGCTATTTTGTCCAGTGAACCGGGCTTTCTGGCGTATGAACGACTGGACCCGGCAATCGAAAAAATACTAAGGCAACTGCGGGATGCCCAATCGGACGGAGCCCTGAGCCTGTTTTATTACCAGATCAAAGTGCAGGAACTGGTCTATCTGGTTTTTGAGAAGCTACTCCGCCGGGAAACCAAGTCAAATGGTCCCATCAACAAAGCTGACCTGGTTAAGCTGTTGCTAATTCGAGCCTCCATTCTGGCCGACTTAAGCAAGCCGCCCCATTTGCCGTCGCTGGCTACATTCGGGGGCCTGAGTCAGACAAAAATGAAAGAATTGTTTCGCCAACTCTTTGGCGACAGCATTTACGATTACTACCAGAAAGCTCGGCTGGAGGAGGCCGCGTTTCTGCTGAAGCACGGCGGCCACTCGGTAGCAGAGGTGGGCAGCGAACTGGGCTTCGTGAATTTAAGTCATTTTAGCCGCCAATTCGAAAAGCAGTACGGAATCAAACCGAAGCGCTATTCGGTGGGCGGATAG
- a CDS encoding esterase family protein — protein sequence MQEDYRKFYSHHLGRDIEMLVYGNWGYPIVLFPTSMGHYYEYKDFGLTDTARWFVESGKVKLYCIDSVDRDSWYAKHLHPGTRIWNHVLYDRFLHEELVPSIQRECNVQKIGVSGASFGGYHALNFAFRHPEQVGHLLTMGAAFDIRSFLGGYYDENVYFNNPPDYLPNDPNKELHHMNIVLGTSEYDFCKDSNIKISGILNHKGIRHQLDITPWGNHDWPVWKDQFPRYLSKI from the coding sequence GTGCAGGAAGATTATCGGAAATTCTATTCGCACCATCTGGGTCGCGACATCGAGATGCTGGTTTATGGTAACTGGGGGTATCCGATCGTGCTTTTCCCAACCTCAATGGGGCATTATTACGAATACAAAGACTTTGGTCTGACCGATACGGCCCGTTGGTTTGTTGAGTCAGGAAAGGTCAAATTATATTGTATCGACAGCGTTGACCGCGATAGCTGGTATGCCAAACACCTACACCCCGGCACCCGCATCTGGAATCATGTGCTGTATGATCGTTTTTTGCACGAAGAGTTAGTGCCGAGCATTCAGCGGGAGTGTAATGTTCAGAAGATAGGCGTTTCTGGTGCTTCCTTTGGTGGGTATCATGCCTTGAATTTCGCTTTTCGTCACCCCGAGCAAGTAGGTCATCTGCTCACGATGGGCGCGGCCTTCGATATTCGTTCGTTTCTGGGCGGCTACTACGACGAAAACGTCTATTTCAATAACCCACCCGACTATCTACCCAACGACCCGAATAAAGAACTACACCACATGAATATCGTGTTGGGTACGTCGGAATATGATTTTTGCAAAGACAGTAACATCAAGATTTCGGGTATTCTCAATCATAAAGGCATTCGTCATCAGCTGGATATAACCCCCTGGGGCAATCACGACTGGCCAGTCTGGAAAGATCAGTTTCCGAGGTATTTGAGTAAGATATAA
- a CDS encoding alpha/beta hydrolase codes for MADFIPAQTRPESMTETVQYNDSVQSVPLNRTVHLTIILPPDYQATTKLYPVLYLNDGQDLSRLHMREVLDLLYLKKAIQPFVLIAIHAGDRIQEYGTAAQADYMHRGSKAGLYTDFVLTELLPYSKKHFRVVTNPDQSVFAGFSLGGLSAFDIVFHHPERFSRAGVFSGSFWWRSKSTADGYRDETDRIMHNLVRKGAYHKNLNFWFETGTEDETSDRNNNGIIDSIDDTTDLIDELTKKGYPREQAIRYVELTGGKHNQETWSAIMPDFLTWAFGTK; via the coding sequence ATGGCTGACTTTATACCGGCCCAAACTCGCCCTGAATCAATGACCGAAACGGTTCAGTATAACGACTCTGTGCAGTCTGTTCCGCTCAATCGAACGGTTCATTTAACAATAATACTTCCTCCTGACTATCAGGCAACTACAAAGTTGTATCCAGTTTTATACCTGAATGACGGGCAGGATTTATCCCGTCTGCACATGCGTGAGGTTCTGGATTTACTTTATCTTAAAAAGGCGATTCAGCCGTTTGTACTGATCGCCATTCATGCGGGCGACCGGATTCAGGAATACGGAACGGCGGCTCAGGCAGATTATATGCACCGGGGTAGTAAGGCAGGCCTTTACACCGACTTTGTGCTCACAGAATTATTACCTTATAGTAAAAAGCATTTTCGAGTTGTTACCAACCCAGATCAGTCAGTGTTTGCCGGGTTTTCGTTGGGTGGATTATCGGCTTTCGACATCGTGTTTCATCATCCCGAACGGTTCAGTCGGGCCGGTGTGTTTTCTGGTTCGTTCTGGTGGCGCAGCAAAAGTACGGCCGATGGCTACCGCGACGAAACCGATCGGATTATGCATAATCTGGTTCGAAAAGGGGCATATCATAAGAATCTAAATTTCTGGTTTGAGACAGGAACGGAAGACGAAACCAGCGACCGGAATAACAATGGTATTATCGACTCAATTGATGATACAACGGACCTGATCGATGAGTTAACCAAAAAAGGCTACCCGCGTGAACAGGCTATCCGCTATGTCGAACTGACAGGCGGTAAGCACAATCAGGAAACATGGAGCGCTATTATGCCTGATTTTCTAACGTGGGCGTTTGGTACTAAATAG
- a CDS encoding glycoside hydrolase family 16 protein produces the protein MRNILFINAAVVLVFLACKTHDVALPVTMGGATDTRKLIWSDEFNEPGLPDSTNWKYEVGGNGWGNNELQYYTDQRTENARVENGKLIIEARKEDYKGSKYTSARLVTQGKVEWKHGRIEALAKLPAGRGTWPAIWMLGKDITKVGWPKGGEIDIMEHVGYDEGVVHGTIHSEAYNHVKKTQKGGEVRVKNVATEFHLYAIEWTADQIDFFVDDQKYYTVQRAVLGSEVEEWPFEQPFFLILNMAVGGNWGGQKGVDESIWPQRMEVDYVRVYQ, from the coding sequence ATGAGAAACATACTATTTATAAATGCTGCGGTTGTACTGGTTTTCCTGGCTTGTAAAACCCATGATGTTGCTTTGCCGGTAACTATGGGTGGTGCTACCGACACTCGAAAGCTCATCTGGTCTGATGAATTTAATGAACCCGGTCTGCCCGATTCAACAAATTGGAAATACGAGGTAGGTGGAAACGGCTGGGGAAACAATGAATTGCAGTATTATACCGATCAACGAACCGAAAACGCTCGGGTAGAAAACGGCAAACTTATTATTGAGGCCCGAAAAGAAGATTACAAAGGGAGTAAGTATACATCGGCCCGACTGGTAACGCAAGGTAAGGTCGAGTGGAAACATGGCCGAATTGAAGCCTTAGCCAAACTGCCCGCCGGACGGGGCACATGGCCCGCTATCTGGATGTTGGGTAAGGATATTACAAAAGTAGGCTGGCCCAAGGGTGGGGAAATTGACATTATGGAACACGTGGGCTATGACGAAGGCGTTGTTCATGGCACCATTCATAGCGAGGCCTATAACCACGTCAAGAAAACGCAAAAAGGAGGGGAGGTAAGGGTCAAAAACGTAGCGACAGAATTTCACCTCTACGCGATCGAGTGGACTGCCGACCAGATAGATTTTTTTGTGGATGATCAGAAATATTACACTGTTCAAAGAGCAGTGCTGGGCAGTGAGGTTGAGGAGTGGCCTTTTGAACAGCCATTTTTCCTGATTCTAAATATGGCCGTTGGTGGCAACTGGGGCGGTCAGAAAGGGGTGGATGAAAGCATCTGGCCGCAACGGATGGAAGTTGATTATGTGCGGGTATATCAGTAG
- a CDS encoding aldehyde dehydrogenase family protein — translation MLLQERLQTFITLGDFIRSTDAQPELNEIAQQANYKNNWFTLNNSLNSLRAIASEFLVADKLTAWANQYIDESVNSQTKVPRAVGVIMAGNIPAVGFHDMLCVLVSGHKLMAKLSSQDFVLIHYLIQKLKEINPNFSDLIDEADRLNAAEAYIATGSNNTARYFEYYFAKKPHIIRKNRTSVGLLMGEESEDEFLKLSHDISDYYGLGCRNISTILVPEGYDFTPLLRTLEPQVSIYLNNHKYQNNYDYNKSIYLINAVPHLDNGYLLVTENDALVSPISVLYFQTYKTQDDAAAWFNSHADQIQVVASAQGWYPGSVPFGKTQRPGLSDYADGVDMMAFLKAI, via the coding sequence ATGCTTTTACAGGAACGACTACAAACATTTATTACCCTGGGCGACTTTATTCGCTCGACTGATGCCCAACCCGAACTTAACGAAATCGCTCAACAAGCTAATTATAAAAATAACTGGTTTACACTAAATAACTCACTGAATTCTCTTCGGGCAATTGCCAGTGAGTTTCTAGTGGCCGATAAACTTACTGCCTGGGCAAATCAATATATTGATGAATCAGTCAACAGCCAAACTAAAGTTCCTCGTGCGGTTGGTGTAATCATGGCGGGAAATATCCCGGCCGTTGGTTTTCATGACATGCTTTGCGTTTTAGTGAGCGGCCATAAACTAATGGCTAAATTAAGTAGCCAGGATTTTGTACTAATCCACTATTTAATACAAAAATTAAAGGAGATCAATCCTAATTTTAGCGATTTAATTGATGAAGCCGATCGATTAAATGCGGCCGAGGCTTATATCGCAACCGGAAGCAATAACACAGCTCGTTACTTTGAGTATTACTTTGCTAAAAAACCGCACATAATTCGTAAGAACAGAACGTCGGTTGGGCTATTGATGGGTGAAGAAAGTGAAGACGAGTTTTTAAAACTTAGCCACGACATTTCCGATTATTACGGCCTGGGATGCCGAAATATCTCTACCATTCTGGTGCCGGAAGGATATGATTTTACGCCCTTGTTACGCACACTGGAGCCACAGGTTTCTATCTATCTGAACAATCACAAGTACCAGAACAACTACGACTACAATAAGTCGATCTACCTGATCAATGCCGTTCCGCATCTGGATAATGGCTATTTGCTGGTAACGGAAAATGATGCACTGGTCTCTCCTATTTCGGTGCTGTATTTCCAAACCTACAAAACACAGGACGATGCAGCTGCCTGGTTCAATAGTCATGCAGACCAGATTCAGGTTGTAGCCTCAGCCCAGGGTTGGTATCCGGGTAGTGTTCCATTTGGAAAAACCCAGCGCCCCGGCCTCAGCGACTATGCCGATGGTGTAGATATGATGGCCTTTTTAAAGGCTATATGA
- a CDS encoding 4Fe-4S dicluster domain-containing protein, protein MAIMITDECINCGACEPECPNTAIYEGGVEWTWGGGTELNEVDFGDGTVVSGKAPQAPVSNEFYYIVSDKCTECMGFHEEPQCAAVCPVDCCVPDPEHVEEEDTLLAKKAWLHAEA, encoded by the coding sequence ATGGCAATCATGATCACCGATGAGTGCATCAACTGTGGTGCCTGCGAACCCGAATGCCCCAATACGGCTATCTACGAAGGTGGCGTTGAATGGACCTGGGGAGGTGGAACCGAACTGAACGAAGTTGATTTTGGCGATGGTACAGTTGTGAGTGGTAAAGCTCCTCAAGCCCCTGTTTCAAACGAGTTCTATTATATAGTGTCAGATAAGTGCACCGAGTGCATGGGCTTCCATGAAGAACCTCAGTGTGCGGCTGTTTGCCCGGTAGACTGCTGTGTGCCTGATCCTGAACACGTAGAGGAGGAGGACACACTGTTAGCTAAAAAAGCCTGGCTCCACGCAGAAGCTTAA
- a CDS encoding outer membrane beta-barrel protein — MKKTILLVSSLFLGFTAQAQDTTATATPGKFTFSGYMDTYYFGNFNNPKSQSNLGLNGTGVGNARAFDQRAGQFGIGLVQAKAVYSASKVDAVMDLTFGPFSDLGNYGNYIGPLGPGSTSLAIKQAYITYKATSKLSFTAGQFGTHIGYEVIDAPVNYNYSLSNLFNNGPFYHIGLKAQYAFSDRASLMVGLVNNVDNLNDNNKKKGLIGQLFFAPVSGWNVYLNAIVSNEASNDVLNTNGTVAVPAGDASYQLFDLTTTYQVTSKFFLGLNAASGSQKGDYQGYGGPLTSKSWGGVAVYSNYAFTDKFGLGVRYETFDNKNGARALTDAAGNGASVNSITVTGNITAADGHLLFKPELRIDSYSANKFEKNDGSLTTSQATLGMAAIFKF; from the coding sequence ATGAAAAAAACAATTTTACTTGTTAGTTCTTTGTTTTTGGGTTTTACCGCTCAAGCTCAGGATACCACCGCCACTGCAACACCTGGAAAATTCACTTTCTCAGGGTATATGGACACGTATTATTTTGGAAACTTCAATAACCCCAAAAGCCAATCGAACCTAGGGTTGAATGGCACGGGCGTAGGTAATGCACGGGCATTCGACCAGCGAGCCGGGCAGTTCGGTATTGGATTGGTTCAGGCCAAAGCGGTCTATTCGGCCAGCAAAGTTGATGCTGTAATGGATTTGACTTTTGGTCCCTTCTCTGACTTAGGTAACTACGGTAACTACATCGGACCGCTTGGACCGGGTTCTACCTCACTGGCTATCAAACAAGCCTACATTACTTACAAAGCAACAAGCAAATTATCGTTTACGGCTGGCCAGTTCGGTACACACATTGGCTATGAAGTCATTGATGCACCCGTTAACTACAACTATTCGCTGTCTAACCTCTTCAACAACGGTCCGTTCTATCACATAGGTCTGAAAGCGCAATACGCCTTTAGTGACCGGGCTTCGTTGATGGTTGGTTTGGTGAACAACGTTGATAACCTTAACGACAACAACAAAAAGAAAGGGCTGATCGGGCAACTCTTCTTCGCTCCGGTTTCCGGCTGGAATGTGTACCTGAACGCAATTGTATCAAATGAAGCTTCAAATGACGTTCTCAACACAAATGGTACTGTGGCTGTTCCGGCTGGTGATGCGTCTTACCAATTGTTCGATTTAACGACCACTTATCAGGTGACGTCTAAGTTCTTCCTTGGCCTGAATGCGGCATCTGGTTCGCAAAAGGGCGATTACCAGGGATACGGCGGGCCATTGACATCGAAAAGCTGGGGCGGTGTAGCTGTCTATTCTAACTACGCCTTCACCGACAAATTTGGACTTGGTGTTCGTTACGAAACATTTGATAACAAAAATGGTGCTCGTGCCCTGACAGATGCGGCTGGTAACGGCGCCAGTGTTAATTCCATTACCGTAACCGGGAACATTACTGCTGCCGATGGTCACCTGCTGTTCAAGCCAGAACTACGTATTGACAGCTACTCGGCTAACAAATTTGAGAAAAACGATGGTTCGTTAACGACCTCTCAGGCTACGCTTGGTATGGCCGCCATCTTCAAGTTCTAA
- a CDS encoding ammonium transporter, whose protein sequence is MQKPNYIPLVILLVISIVAVLMPAVPTQIVTEGINSGDTAWMLVATALVLLMTPGLAYFYGGMVNNKNVISTMLQSFVAMGVISILWVVVGYSLAFGSSIGGFVGNPMDHFMFKGVLDGKPWSLAPTIPLVVFAFFQLKFAVITPALVTGSMAERINFRSYVLFMILFSLFVYAPLAHMTWHPEGILFKLGVLDFAGGTVVHMSAGWAALAGALYLKRRKSHIEASYFPPANIPFVLLGTGLLWFGWFGFNAGSAVAASPLAASAFATTNTAAASAGLAWVLFDAAKGKKVSALGFCIGAVVGLVAITPAAGFVTIPTAIFIGTVGAMVSNYVAHLRSKSTLDDTLDVFPCHGVGGMVGMLMTGIFATKGINSAVVDEGLAFGQTKLFITHIIALVGVSVFAFVMSYVILKITDLILPLRVTEEDEKSGLDVSQHDEFLIEA, encoded by the coding sequence ATGCAAAAGCCCAATTACATTCCTCTCGTCATTCTGCTGGTTATCAGCATTGTGGCTGTCCTCATGCCTGCCGTTCCAACGCAAATCGTGACGGAAGGTATTAACTCAGGCGATACGGCCTGGATGCTCGTTGCGACTGCGCTTGTTTTGTTGATGACACCCGGCCTTGCTTACTTCTACGGTGGAATGGTCAACAACAAAAATGTGATTTCGACCATGCTGCAAAGCTTTGTAGCCATGGGTGTTATTAGTATCCTTTGGGTAGTGGTTGGCTACAGTCTGGCGTTTGGTTCGTCGATTGGTGGTTTTGTTGGGAATCCAATGGATCACTTTATGTTCAAAGGCGTACTTGATGGTAAGCCCTGGTCGCTGGCGCCAACCATTCCGTTGGTGGTGTTTGCTTTCTTCCAGTTAAAATTTGCGGTTATCACACCAGCCCTTGTTACGGGTTCGATGGCCGAGCGGATCAACTTCCGGTCGTATGTTCTGTTCATGATTCTGTTTAGCCTGTTCGTTTATGCGCCATTAGCACACATGACCTGGCATCCAGAAGGTATCCTGTTCAAACTAGGTGTACTTGACTTTGCCGGTGGTACGGTTGTTCACATGTCGGCAGGTTGGGCTGCTCTAGCGGGTGCTCTTTACCTGAAGCGCCGTAAGTCGCACATCGAGGCCAGCTATTTCCCACCAGCAAACATTCCTTTCGTACTGTTGGGCACAGGTCTGCTGTGGTTCGGCTGGTTCGGTTTCAACGCTGGTTCGGCAGTTGCAGCGTCTCCATTAGCGGCTTCGGCTTTCGCAACAACAAACACGGCGGCTGCTTCGGCTGGTCTGGCATGGGTGTTATTCGATGCGGCTAAAGGAAAGAAAGTATCGGCGCTTGGTTTCTGTATCGGTGCTGTCGTTGGTCTGGTTGCTATCACGCCAGCGGCTGGTTTCGTAACGATTCCTACGGCTATTTTCATCGGTACTGTTGGCGCTATGGTGTCTAACTACGTAGCTCACCTGCGGTCGAAATCGACGCTTGATGATACACTTGACGTATTCCCTTGCCACGGTGTTGGCGGTATGGTAGGTATGCTCATGACCGGTATCTTCGCTACCAAAGGGATCAACTCGGCTGTTGTTGATGAAGGGCTGGCATTTGGTCAGACGAAATTATTCATCACCCACATCATTGCTCTTGTTGGTGTGTCGGTATTCGCTTTCGTAATGTCTTATGTAATTCTGAAAATCACCGATCTTATTCTCCCATTACGTGTAACGGAAGAAGACGAGAAGTCTGGCCTCGACGTAAGTCAGCACGATGAATTCCTGATCGAAGCATAA